One window of the Helicobacter canis genome contains the following:
- the flhF gene encoding flagellar biosynthesis protein FlhF translates to MQTFTFTGETPAEALKKARDELGDDAMILKTQEVRKKSLNQSALYELVVGVEDAIAPQPKDTPEETAKPLPNNSIQKRLEAIAEKEIAAKKKQRSLSHIFDDDVTIELSNTVREISKLAGLPTSMPDASALLAKAQEAQKAKSQASEPIELAELESTPKIPKGYANTTPQKAQTQSLESKAPAPESTQQTPELESTLETKEASTPPAKTTFTPIDDTSSIKDIQNELKKLNDKVKLIQNTLWDEKSPKNMGIEIPKEFAEIYRIAKNSGMNKAHLEEIMRLSLEFMPLKMREQSQTIRRYFREVLRKMIYCRKENSVGKKIIMLVGPTGVGKTTTLAKLAARYSQILPEKKKVGIITLDDYRIGAMEQLAWYARKMRISIDSVSESDDFINKIEALSYCDYILIDTAGHSQHDREKINELKRFIRNDDYKIDVTLVLSASTKYEDLKDAYTAFGELGIDTFIFSKLDEARGLGNIFSLVYETKKPISYLTIGQEVPSDVVIADNMYLADCLIGGFFYPNKAQ, encoded by the coding sequence GTGCAGACCTTTACTTTCACAGGAGAGACACCAGCAGAAGCTCTCAAAAAGGCGCGCGATGAGCTAGGCGATGATGCGATGATTTTAAAGACCCAAGAAGTGCGCAAAAAGAGCTTAAATCAAAGCGCGCTCTATGAGCTAGTGGTAGGGGTAGAAGATGCTATCGCGCCACAGCCTAAAGACACCCCGGAAGAGACTGCCAAGCCCCTGCCAAACAATAGTATCCAAAAACGCCTTGAAGCCATAGCAGAGAAAGAAATCGCCGCGAAAAAAAAGCAGCGCAGCCTTAGCCATATCTTTGATGATGATGTAACCATCGAGCTATCAAACACTGTGCGCGAGATCAGCAAGCTAGCAGGGCTGCCTACCTCTATGCCAGATGCCTCCGCGCTTCTAGCAAAAGCCCAAGAAGCCCAAAAGGCAAAGAGCCAAGCAAGCGAGCCTATCGAGCTAGCCGAGCTAGAATCCACCCCCAAAATCCCCAAAGGCTATGCAAACACAACCCCCCAAAAAGCCCAAACACAAAGCCTAGAATCCAAAGCCCCAGCACCAGAATCCACACAGCAAACCCCAGAGCTAGAATCCACTTTAGAGACAAAAGAGGCAAGCACCCCCCCTGCCAAAACCACTTTCACGCCCATTGATGATACAAGCAGTATCAAAGATATTCAAAATGAGCTAAAAAAGCTTAATGACAAAGTCAAGCTCATACAAAACACCCTGTGGGACGAGAAATCCCCCAAAAATATGGGCATAGAAATCCCCAAAGAATTTGCCGAAATCTATCGTATCGCTAAAAATAGCGGTATGAATAAGGCGCATTTAGAAGAGATTATGCGACTAAGCCTAGAGTTTATGCCGCTAAAAATGCGCGAGCAGAGCCAAACCATACGCCGCTACTTCCGCGAAGTGCTGCGCAAGATGATCTACTGCCGCAAGGAAAATAGCGTGGGCAAAAAGATCATTATGCTAGTAGGTCCCACAGGGGTTGGCAAAACGACTACCCTAGCAAAGCTTGCAGCACGCTATTCCCAGATCCTCCCAGAGAAGAAAAAGGTAGGCATTATCACGCTTGATGACTATCGTATCGGGGCTATGGAGCAGCTCGCGTGGTATGCGAGAAAAATGCGCATTAGCATAGATTCTGTGAGTGAGAGTGATGATTTTATCAACAAAATCGAAGCCCTAAGCTATTGTGATTATATCTTGATCGATACTGCTGGACACTCCCAGCACGATAGAGAGAAAATCAATGAGCTAAAGCGATTTATCCGCAATGATGACTATAAAATTGATGTAACACTTGTGCTATCTGCTAGCACCAAATACGAAGATCTAAAGGACGCTTACACTGCCTTTGGCGAGCTTGGGATAGATACTTTCATCTTTAGCAAGCTTGATGAAGCGCGTGGGCTTGGCAATATCTTTTCCCTTGTGTATGAGACCAAAAAGCCCATAAGCTACCTAACCATAGGGCAGGAGGTGCCAAGCGATGTTGTAATAGCAGATAATATGTATTTAGCCGATTGTCTTATTGGTGGGTTTTTCTACCCTAACAAAGCCCAATAA
- a CDS encoding P-loop NTPase yields MQRNQAANLESMMQNSKKSTAKFIAITSGKGGVGKSNISANLAYSLNKLGYKVGVFDADIGLANLDLIFGVKTEKNILHALKGQADFKEVVYEISKGLYLIPGDSGEEILKYSASSMLADFASEAAIWDLFDYVIVDTGAGISTLTQAFLQASDHIIVITTPEPSAKADAYAMLKVSSKFTNECMMLVNMASSSNQINQVFTTIANVAKANIPNLSLTLLGGFEHNAAVKKAILHRKLICQSEPHNIFSLTMQEVAQNLINKVEHNMLNTPKKSIGSFFKRLLGYL; encoded by the coding sequence ATGCAGAGAAATCAAGCCGCCAACCTAGAATCTATGATGCAAAATAGCAAAAAAAGCACCGCAAAATTCATCGCCATAACTTCAGGCAAGGGCGGTGTAGGCAAGTCCAATATCTCGGCAAATCTCGCCTACTCGCTTAATAAGCTAGGATACAAAGTCGGGGTCTTTGATGCAGACATTGGGCTAGCAAATCTTGATCTAATCTTTGGCGTAAAAACAGAGAAAAATATCTTGCACGCGCTTAAAGGGCAGGCGGATTTTAAAGAAGTGGTCTATGAGATTAGCAAAGGGCTATATCTAATCCCGGGCGATAGTGGGGAGGAGATCCTTAAATATTCTGCTTCAAGTATGCTAGCAGATTTTGCTAGTGAGGCGGCGATTTGGGATCTCTTTGATTATGTGATAGTCGATACGGGAGCTGGGATTAGCACGCTGACGCAGGCATTTTTGCAAGCAAGCGATCATATCATTGTCATCACTACCCCAGAGCCAAGTGCCAAAGCCGATGCCTATGCTATGCTAAAGGTGAGTTCAAAATTTACTAATGAATGTATGATGCTTGTAAATATGGCTTCTTCAAGCAATCAAATCAATCAAGTTTTCACCACAATCGCTAATGTCGCTAAGGCAAATATCCCCAATCTCTCGCTCACACTTCTTGGAGGCTTTGAGCATAATGCCGCGGTAAAAAAGGCGATTTTACACAGAAAGCTCATCTGCCAGAGCGAGCCACACAATATCTTCTCACTCACAATGCAAGAGGTCGCGCAAAATCTCATCAACAAAGTGGAACATAATATGCTTAACACACCTAAGAAAAGCATTGGAAGCTTTTTTAAGCGTTTGCTAGGATATTTGTAA
- a CDS encoding RNA polymerase sigma factor FliA: MRSNGYANEKQFSQDQLAIQYLPAVKAMAYRMKERLPSHLEVSELISIGTEELIKLARRYDEGLNDSFWGYAKSRVYGAMLDYLRSLDVISRANRKLIKAIDIEVSKYFNEHEEEPSDEYLSSVLGESVEKIKEAKIASDIYMLVPIDEQYNLMEPTNIIDKLEKEELIEKIHNVLKSFSKREQLIIQLYFLEELNLSEIKEILNITESRISQITKEVIKKIRNSLGER; encoded by the coding sequence GTGAGAAGCAACGGCTATGCAAATGAGAAGCAATTCTCTCAAGATCAGCTAGCGATACAATATCTCCCGGCTGTCAAGGCTATGGCATATCGTATGAAAGAGCGGCTACCATCTCATCTTGAAGTAAGCGAGCTTATCTCTATTGGCACAGAGGAGCTTATCAAGCTTGCTAGGCGATATGATGAAGGCTTGAATGACTCCTTTTGGGGCTATGCTAAATCGCGCGTGTATGGGGCTATGCTTGATTACTTGCGCTCGCTTGATGTCATCTCACGCGCCAATCGCAAGCTTATTAAGGCAATTGATATAGAGGTGAGTAAATACTTCAATGAGCACGAAGAAGAGCCAAGCGATGAGTATCTCTCTAGTGTGCTTGGCGAGAGCGTGGAAAAGATCAAAGAAGCAAAAATCGCTTCAGATATTTATATGCTAGTGCCAATCGATGAGCAATACAACCTAATGGAGCCTACCAATATCATCGACAAACTAGAAAAAGAAGAATTGATAGAAAAAATCCACAATGTCCTAAAAAGCTTTTCAAAGCGCGAGCAGCTCATTATCCAGCTTTACTTCTTAGAGGAGCTAAATTTGAGCGAAATCAAAGAGATCCTAAACATCACAGAATCCAGAATCTCACAAATCACCAAAGAAGTGATTAAAAAAATCCGCAATAGCTTGGGAGAAAGATAA
- the fliM gene encoding flagellar motor switch protein FliM, producing MADILSQEEIDALLEAVDDGESDEALQKQDILPQKSVTLYDFKRPNRVSKEQLRAFRSIHDKMARALSSQISAIMRSIVEIQLHSVDQMTYGEFLMSLPSPTSFNVFSMKPLDGTGVLEINPSIVFPMIDRLLGGKGDPYDNSREFSDIEINLLDTILRQIMQTLKDAWSSVTDMFPSIDAKESSPNVVQIVAQNEIVIMVVMELIIGHSSGMINICYPVISLETVLPRLGSRDLMLGETSSKKSRNKELQALIGGADVNVEAFIGGTNLSLKEVLDLQSGDVIRLNETASNDVIVSIDGRDKYLATIGLQRFRKSIKIQEEILTEKDKVKEILEMLETQRKNKIDDEEDDDEEE from the coding sequence ATGGCTGATATACTAAGTCAAGAAGAAATTGATGCGCTACTTGAAGCTGTCGATGATGGCGAGAGCGATGAGGCACTCCAAAAGCAAGATATCCTCCCGCAAAAGTCCGTAACGCTCTATGACTTCAAGCGACCAAATCGCGTTAGCAAGGAGCAGTTGCGTGCTTTCCGCTCGATCCACGACAAAATGGCTCGCGCACTCTCTAGCCAAATCTCAGCGATTATGCGCTCCATTGTAGAAATCCAGCTCCATAGTGTCGATCAAATGACTTATGGTGAGTTTCTAATGAGTCTGCCAAGCCCCACGAGCTTCAATGTCTTTTCTATGAAGCCTCTTGATGGCACAGGGGTTTTAGAGATAAATCCTAGCATTGTCTTCCCTATGATTGATAGGCTTCTAGGTGGTAAGGGCGATCCCTATGATAATTCACGAGAGTTTAGCGATATTGAGATCAATTTGCTTGATACGATTTTGCGCCAGATTATGCAGACGCTAAAGGACGCGTGGAGCTCTGTAACAGATATGTTCCCCAGCATTGATGCCAAAGAGTCAAGCCCCAATGTCGTGCAAATCGTGGCGCAAAATGAAATTGTCATTATGGTGGTTATGGAGCTTATCATCGGGCATAGTAGCGGTATGATCAATATTTGCTATCCTGTTATCTCGCTTGAAACCGTGCTACCACGCCTTGGCAGCAGGGACTTAATGCTAGGTGAAACTAGCAGTAAAAAGTCTCGCAACAAAGAGCTGCAAGCTCTAATCGGTGGGGCTGATGTCAATGTCGAAGCATTTATCGGTGGGACAAATCTAAGCCTAAAAGAAGTGCTAGATCTCCAAAGTGGCGATGTCATACGGCTTAATGAAACTGCGAGCAATGATGTGATTGTAAGCATTGATGGCAGAGATAAATACCTTGCCACTATTGGCTTGCAACGCTTCCGCAAGAGCATAAAGATCCAAGAAGAAATCCTGACAGAAAAAGACAAGGTCAAAGAGATTCTAGAAATGCTAGAAACCCAGCGTAAAAACAAAATCGATGATGAAGAAGACGATGATGAAGAAGAATGA
- the fliY gene encoding flagellar motor switch protein FliY, protein MEQFIKLLAQEATQTIEGLTGSTPTIANVKSGAVADLVKNFPCAITTISFTGDTIGTIAIINPIDLTTALSDLMLGGDGQSQPEATNDDLDALKEINSNILGAVSTAMGSQKDLPKISFAPQKIEIIQNANSLGGFTEAYEFSFSLNSINSNTFFLVSPSFLQLFKADASEGQADTMGDGQSRSMLHPDEIRNIGMLLDVKLTVKVRIGQKKMLLKDVISMDIGSVVELNQLANDPLEVLIDDKVIAKGEVVIVDGNFGIQITDIGTKRERLEQLRGS, encoded by the coding sequence ATGGAACAATTCATCAAACTTCTTGCCCAAGAAGCGACACAAACCATAGAAGGGCTCACAGGCAGCACACCTACTATCGCAAATGTCAAGAGCGGGGCTGTGGCTGATTTGGTGAAGAATTTTCCTTGCGCGATAACAACCATCAGCTTCACAGGTGATACTATCGGCACCATAGCCATAATCAATCCAATCGATCTTACCACCGCCTTATCAGACCTTATGCTAGGGGGCGATGGACAGAGCCAGCCAGAAGCGACTAATGATGATCTAGACGCGCTAAAAGAAATCAACTCCAACATTCTAGGCGCGGTATCTACGGCTATGGGATCGCAAAAAGATCTTCCTAAAATCAGCTTCGCCCCACAAAAAATAGAAATCATACAAAACGCTAACTCACTTGGCGGTTTTACAGAAGCCTATGAGTTTTCTTTCTCGCTTAATTCTATCAACTCTAATACATTTTTCCTTGTGTCTCCGTCATTTTTGCAGCTCTTCAAGGCAGATGCGAGCGAGGGTCAAGCAGATACTATGGGCGATGGTCAATCACGCTCAATGCTCCACCCCGATGAAATCCGCAATATCGGTATGCTGCTTGATGTTAAACTAACCGTTAAAGTCCGCATAGGGCAAAAAAAGATGCTTTTAAAAGATGTCATCTCTATGGATATAGGCAGCGTTGTAGAGCTTAATCAGCTAGCAAATGATCCTTTAGAGGTGCTTATTGATGATAAAGTCATAGCCAAAGGTGAAGTGGTGATTGTCGATGGAAACTTCGGCATACAAATCACAGATATAGGCACAAAGCGCGAGCGATTAGAGCAGCTTAGAGGCTCTTAA
- a CDS encoding transketolase yields the protein MSAITKDNLPLLTQAANELRYLCADIVQQANSGHPGAPMGLAEVAVVLSHHLRLNPKNPRYLNRDRLVFSGGHASALVYSLLHLWGFEVSMQDLRSFRQLDSLTPGHPEFAHTPGVEITTGPLGQGIANAVGFAMAQKRANAMLEKVDSSAVRENGVRENRACEKMDSSDVDSSKPISKPILDHYVYCLCGDGDLQEGISYEACSLAGLHQLERLIIIYDSNGITIEGSTQIAFSENIRARFEAQGFSVFECDGHNLLAIDSALESAKASPKPSLIIAQTTIGKGALELEGSHKTHGAPLGTELIAKAKKQAGISEQSFAISDEVGFVFRACMEKGASLEALWEQALSPQAKAMLATLTAPLEQKVDSISYPTFTQGDSLATRVSNGKILNAIAKALPNFIGGSADLAPSNNTALLDSSDFPSGNNLHFGIREHSMGAICNAFANYGLFLPFCATFFVFSDYMSASVRIASIMRAKVFYIFTHDSIGVGEDGATHQPIEQLSHFRAMPNLLLFRPADAQENIACWQVALESNAPSAFVLSRQNLPVLSPVAKAQAQRGAYIKQDSSLSDQAQITLLASGSEVSLCLQAQELLESSGVPTRVVSMPCFELLCEQDPSYHKELFAGKVLAVEAARGDELYRFADFVLGLKSFGKSAKGEQLFTHFGLSAENITRVAKELLC from the coding sequence ATGTCTGCTATCACCAAGGATAATCTCCCCCTACTCACCCAAGCCGCAAATGAGCTGCGCTATCTCTGTGCTGATATTGTCCAGCAGGCTAATAGCGGACACCCCGGCGCGCCTATGGGGCTTGCTGAAGTAGCAGTCGTGCTATCCCACCACCTACGCCTAAACCCCAAAAATCCGCGCTATCTCAATCGCGATCGCCTAGTCTTTAGCGGTGGGCACGCAAGTGCGCTTGTGTATAGCCTGCTGCATTTATGGGGCTTTGAAGTGAGTATGCAGGATTTACGCTCTTTCCGCCAGCTTGATTCTCTCACGCCCGGACACCCAGAGTTTGCCCACACGCCCGGAGTAGAGATCACCACAGGACCACTAGGGCAAGGGATCGCCAACGCCGTGGGATTTGCTATGGCACAAAAGCGTGCTAATGCTATGCTAGAAAAAGTGGATTCTAGTGCGGTGCGTGAAAATGGAGTGCGTGAAAATAGGGCGTGTGAAAAAATGGATTCTAGCGATGTGGATTCTAGCAAGCCCATATCTAAGCCTATTTTGGATCATTATGTATATTGCCTGTGTGGCGATGGGGATTTGCAAGAGGGCATTAGCTATGAGGCTTGCTCGCTTGCTGGCTTACACCAGCTAGAGAGACTTATCATCATCTATGATAGCAACGGCATAACCATAGAGGGCAGCACGCAAATCGCCTTTAGCGAAAATATCCGCGCGAGATTTGAGGCACAGGGCTTTAGCGTGTTTGAGTGCGATGGGCATAATCTTTTAGCCATAGATTCTGCCCTAGAATCCGCCAAAGCCTCTCCTAAGCCAAGCCTTATCATCGCGCAGACCACCATAGGCAAAGGCGCGCTAGAGCTAGAAGGCAGCCATAAAACCCACGGCGCACCGCTAGGCACAGAGCTTATCGCCAAAGCCAAGAAGCAAGCGGGCATAAGTGAGCAAAGCTTTGCTATCAGTGATGAAGTGGGCTTTGTCTTCCGCGCTTGTATGGAAAAGGGTGCGAGCCTAGAAGCCTTGTGGGAGCAGGCTCTAAGCCCACAGGCAAAGGCTATGCTAGCGACACTCACCGCGCCATTAGAGCAAAAAGTGGATTCTATCTCCTACCCCACTTTCACGCAAGGCGACTCCCTAGCCACGCGCGTAAGCAATGGCAAGATCCTAAATGCCATCGCCAAAGCCCTGCCAAACTTCATCGGCGGCAGCGCGGATCTCGCCCCTAGCAACAACACTGCCTTGCTGGATTCTAGCGATTTCCCTAGTGGCAATAATCTCCACTTTGGCATTAGAGAGCATTCTATGGGCGCGATTTGCAATGCCTTTGCCAACTACGGGCTTTTCCTGCCATTTTGCGCGACATTTTTTGTCTTTAGCGATTATATGAGTGCGAGCGTGCGGATCGCTAGCATTATGAGGGCAAAGGTGTTTTATATCTTCACGCACGATTCTATCGGCGTGGGTGAAGATGGCGCGACACATCAGCCAATCGAGCAGCTAAGCCACTTCCGCGCTATGCCCAATCTCCTTCTCTTCCGCCCAGCCGATGCGCAAGAAAACATCGCTTGCTGGCAAGTAGCCCTAGAATCTAACGCGCCTAGTGCCTTTGTGCTTTCACGCCAAAATCTCCCTGTGCTCTCCCCTGTGGCAAAAGCTCAAGCCCAAAGGGGAGCGTATATCAAGCAGGATTCTAGCCTAAGCGATCAAGCGCAAATCACCCTACTTGCAAGCGGCAGTGAAGTATCACTCTGCCTACAAGCCCAAGAGCTACTAGAATCTAGCGGTGTGCCTACGCGCGTGGTGAGTATGCCCTGCTTTGAGCTTTTGTGCGAGCAGGATCCTAGCTACCACAAAGAGCTTTTTGCTGGCAAAGTGCTAGCCGTAGAAGCCGCTAGGGGTGATGAGCTGTATCGCTTCGCAGATTTTGTGCTAGGGCTAAAAAGCTTTGGCAAGTCGGCTAAGGGCGAGCAGCTTTTCACACATTTTGGGCTTAGTGCAGAAAATATCACTAGAGTCGCAAAAGAGCTTTTATGCTAA
- the folK gene encoding 2-amino-4-hydroxy-6-hydroxymethyldihydropteridine diphosphokinase — MFSKEATLCHALQGKARNDDINADSSVGWILAPSFPAHTPRTSSRYLKHSATLRYQASHTIAASKAPCTAHSPTPRKSHAHAAHKLTKHALHNTTPAIHLPPTKSPRISPHKHRKIPATHRHIITLGIGANLGTKQAICQRFAHLLDSLTRNRHCSLLATSPILRNPPFGYANQPHFYNAIITLRTSLSIVELFGLVFYLERRYGRGRKRAFKNAPRTLDIDIIFYDKVIIKRAYLTIPHKQFHTRDSVLLPLGFVLWQC; from the coding sequence TTGTTTTCTAAAGAAGCTACGCTTTGCCACGCCTTGCAGGGAAAGGCTCGCAATGATGATATAAACGCGGATTCTAGTGTGGGCTGGATCCTAGCTCCTAGCTTCCCTGCGCACACCCCACGCACAAGCTCACGCTATCTCAAGCACTCTGCCACCTTGCGCTATCAAGCAAGCCACACAATCGCCGCTAGCAAAGCTCCCTGCACTGCCCACAGCCCTACCCCACGCAAAAGCCACGCCCACGCAGCGCACAAGCTCACAAAACACGCCCTTCACAACACCACGCCAGCAATCCACCTCCCCCCCACCAAAAGCCCTAGAATCTCGCCACACAAACACCGCAAGATCCCTGCCACGCACCGCCACATCATCACCCTAGGCATAGGCGCAAATCTCGGCACAAAGCAGGCGATCTGCCAGCGATTTGCCCATTTGCTAGATTCTCTCACGCGCAATAGGCATTGCAGCTTGCTTGCTACAAGCCCGATTTTGCGTAATCCGCCCTTTGGCTACGCCAATCAGCCCCATTTCTACAATGCCATTATCACGCTACGCACAAGCCTAAGCATAGTCGAGCTTTTTGGGCTTGTGTTTTACCTAGAGCGGCGATATGGCAGGGGGAGAAAAAGAGCGTTTAAAAACGCGCCTAGAACGCTTGATATTGATATAATTTTCTATGATAAAGTGATAATAAAGCGAGCGTATCTTACAATCCCACATAAGCAATTTCACACGCGGGATTCTGTGCTGCTTCCACTAGGCTTTGTGCTATGGCAATGCTAG
- a CDS encoding penicillin-binding protein activator LpoB: MLKHTFRICVGVLLVLALAHAKKSPQYITDSKDFSSIGIDRHDIESVVEKVSTKLLESSFVRELQGQKILAIADLRNLTQEDIDVEFLSRKITRTLRKGKKFTLTNAIAGSGSSTDSLITDSRKLTKDKRFNQYTTQEDGTLLAPNFSLSGKIIERRKSVGDKVRVDYDFLFVLTDLKSGRVVWDDEENIAKAIDKSQVARFSKLGAGTCEGGDAIACEREAQAALDSSDYESAQELFKQACDLGNRQACENAAYIKRTLKEQKKQEKKAKAQARDGRFGLSVGADIGFGGGSANMAPTPYSSKPTTSSGGSSGKGFIHYTDGEYSKDISSVYMLKAGLWYRQKNGIYLSADVLYGGFQAKTYDSPYQFTCTGNSYGYCSWEGVDITGLKFDHKLFGGGARVGYAISSSDNSLALVGFVGGGALKDVGSSMKSVGGYVINQKLDNLFPFWEIGLMLSFKYVSLETSYRHLLNGKDDKSWASIGAFNVGVGFLLPVW; the protein is encoded by the coding sequence ATGCTAAAGCACACATTTAGGATCTGTGTAGGTGTGCTACTTGTGCTAGCCCTAGCCCACGCTAAAAAGTCCCCACAATACATCACAGACTCTAAAGACTTTAGCTCCATAGGTATCGATCGCCACGATATAGAATCCGTAGTAGAAAAAGTCTCAACCAAGCTCCTAGAATCTAGCTTCGTGCGTGAGCTACAAGGGCAGAAGATCCTAGCCATAGCTGATTTGCGCAACTTAACGCAAGAAGATATTGATGTAGAGTTTTTAAGCCGCAAGATCACACGCACATTGCGCAAGGGCAAGAAATTTACCCTTACAAACGCCATAGCCGGCAGCGGCTCTAGCACCGATAGCTTAATCACAGATTCTAGGAAGCTTACCAAAGACAAACGCTTCAACCAATACACCACCCAAGAAGATGGCACACTCCTAGCCCCAAACTTTTCCCTTAGTGGCAAGATCATCGAGCGTAGAAAAAGTGTAGGCGATAAGGTGCGAGTGGATTATGACTTCCTTTTCGTGCTAACAGACCTAAAAAGCGGGCGAGTAGTATGGGACGATGAAGAAAACATCGCCAAAGCCATTGATAAATCCCAAGTCGCGCGATTTAGCAAGCTAGGGGCTGGGACTTGTGAGGGCGGCGATGCGATCGCGTGTGAGAGAGAGGCGCAAGCCGCGCTAGATTCTAGCGATTATGAGAGTGCGCAAGAGCTTTTTAAGCAAGCGTGTGATTTAGGCAATCGCCAAGCCTGTGAAAACGCCGCCTATATCAAGCGCACACTAAAAGAGCAAAAAAAGCAAGAGAAAAAGGCAAAAGCGCAGGCGAGAGACGGGCGATTTGGGCTAAGTGTGGGCGCGGACATTGGCTTTGGCGGGGGGAGTGCGAATATGGCTCCTACGCCTTATAGCTCTAAGCCAACTACTAGCAGCGGCGGCAGTAGTGGCAAGGGATTTATCCACTATACTGATGGGGAATACTCCAAAGATATTTCATCAGTGTATATGCTTAAAGCTGGGCTATGGTATCGGCAGAAAAATGGCATATATCTCAGTGCCGATGTGCTCTATGGCGGCTTTCAGGCTAAAACTTATGACTCGCCCTATCAATTTACCTGCACGGGCAATAGCTATGGGTATTGCAGCTGGGAGGGCGTGGATATTACAGGGCTAAAGTTTGATCATAAGCTTTTTGGTGGTGGGGCGCGTGTGGGCTATGCGATCTCAAGTAGTGATAATAGCTTGGCATTAGTTGGCTTTGTGGGTGGAGGCGCGCTCAAAGATGTAGGCTCTAGTATGAAAAGTGTCGGGGGCTATGTCATCAACCAAAAGCTTGATAATCTCTTCCCATTTTGGGAGATAGGGCTTATGCTAAGCTTTAAATATGTATCGCTAGAGACAAGCTATCGGCATTTGTTGAATGGCAAAGATGATAAAAGCTGGGCGAGTATCGGGGCGTTTAATGTGGGGGTGGGATTTTTGCTCCCGGTATGGTAG